A stretch of the Ictidomys tridecemlineatus isolate mIctTri1 chromosome 5, mIctTri1.hap1, whole genome shotgun sequence genome encodes the following:
- the Insm1 gene encoding insulinoma-associated protein 1: MPRGFLVKRSKKSTPVSYRVRSGEDGDRALLLSPSCGGARVEPPVPSPGPGPLPPPPPPTERAHAALAAALACAPGPPPPPQGPRAAHFGNPEAAHPAPLYSPTRPVSREHEKHKYFERSFNLGSPVSAESFPTPAALLGGGGGGGANGAGGGGTCGGDALLFAPAELKMGTAFSAGAEAARGPGPGPPLPPAAALRPPGKRPAPPAAVATEPPAKAAKAPGAKKPKAIRKLHFEDEVTTSPVLGLKIKEGPVEAPRGRAGGSARPLGEFICQLCKEEYADPFALAQHKCSRIVRVEYRCPECAKVFSCPANLASHRRWHKPRPAPATTRAPEPEATTRAEAREANGGGSDRDTPSPGGVSESGSEDGLYECHHCSKKFRRQAYLRKHLLAHHQALQAKCAPPAPPAEDLLALYPGPDEKAPQEAAGDGEAAGVLGLSASAECHLCPVCGETFPSKGAQERHLRLLHAAQVFPCKYCPATFYSSPGLTRHINKCHPSENRQVILLQVPVRPAC; this comes from the coding sequence ATGCCCCGCGGCTTCCTGGTGAAGCGCAGCAAGAAGTCCACGCCCGTGTCCTACCGGGTCCGCAGCGGCGAGGACGGCGATCGCGCGTTGCTGCTCTCGCCAAGCTGTGGGGGCGCCCGTGTGGAGCCCCCGGTGCCAAGCCCCGGACCGGGCCCgctgccgccgccaccgccgcccaCCGAGCGCGCCCATGCGGCGCTCGCCGCCGCGCTCGCCTGCGCGCCGGGCCCGCCGCCACCCCCGCAGGGCCCGCGGGCCGCGCACTTCGGAAACCCCGAGGCCGCGCACCCGGCGCCACTCTACAGCCCCACGCGGCCAGTGAGCCGCGAGCACGAGAAGCACAAGTACTTCGAGCGGAGCTTCAACCTTGGCTCGCCGGTCTCGGCGGAATCATTCCCCACGCCCGCCGCGCTGCTCGGAGGGGGAGGCGGTGGCGGCGCGAATGGCGCGGGCGGTGGCGGCACCTGCGGCGGCGATGCACTCCTCTTCGCGCCTGCCGAGCTCAAGATGGGCACAGCTTTCTCGGCGGGTGCTGAGGCGGCTAGGGGCCCGGGCCCGGGTCCTCCGTTGCCCCCCGCCGCCGCCTTACGACCTCCGGGCAAACGACCAGCGCCCCCCGCCGCCGTCGCCACTGAACCGCCAGCCAAGGCAGCCAAGGCCCCAGGCGCCAAGAAGCCCAAGGCCATTCGCAAGCTGCACTTCGAGGACGAGGTGACCACGTCGCCGGTGCTGGGGCTCAAGATCAAGGAGGGTCCAGTGGAGGCGCCGCGGGGTCGTGCGGGGGGCTCGGCACGACCCCTGGGCGAGTTCATCTGCCAGCTCTGCAAAGAGGAGTACGCCGACCCGTTCGCCCTGGCGCAACACAAGTGCTCGCGCATCGTGCGCGTGGAGTACCGCTGCCCCGAGTGCGCCAAGGTCTTCAGCTGCCCGGCCAACCTGGCCTCGCACCGCCGCTGGCACAAACCGCGGCCAGCGCCCGCCACCACCCGAGCGCCAGAACCCGAAGCAACCACCAGGGCTGAAGCGCGGGAAGCTAACGGCGGCGGCAGCGATCGGGACACGCCTAGCCCGGGCGGCGTTTCCGAATCAGGCTCCGAGGACGGGCTCTACGAGTGCCACCACTGTTCCAAGAAGTTCCGCCGGCAGGCCTATCTACGCAAGCACCTGCTGGCGCACCACCAGGCGCTGCAGGCCAAGTGCGCGCCGCCAGCGCCCCCGGCTGAGGACCTTCTGGCCTTGTACCCGGGGCCCGACGAGAAGGCTCCCCAGGAGGCAGCAGGCGACGGCGAGGCGGCCGGCGTGCTGGGCCTGAGTGCGTCCGCCGAGTGCCACCTGTGCCCAGTGTGCGGGGAGACGTTCCCCAGCAAAGGCGCCCAGGAGCGCCACCTGCGCCTGCTGCACGCCGCCCAGGTGTTCCCCTGCAAGTACTGCCCGGCCACCTTCTACAGTTCGCCTGGTCTTACGCGGCACATCAACAAGTGTCACCCTTCCGAGAACAGACAGGTGATCCTCCTGCAGGTGCCGGTGCGTCCAGCCTGCTAG